From one Alkalinema sp. FACHB-956 genomic stretch:
- a CDS encoding tetratricopeptide repeat protein: MADLQARYTTLIENIVQMTLKGQIRSKEQVYEMLVEELEPGSDEEFSTCLTDRSSSTQQQAEDSRDELKQAKAQRALRALKTLESAWSRYQQDNQARGTIATAIHQITTAEPQQRLLAFLTVIDPNQANPLTTDQLNQLAIALRQAFTDPDTKQDLQQLAAGILQGLQSWQALREHLVAWIYERQGLGFTESSQRLSPWGYWAKQPIGSLPRSLFHAIELDQAIDVWASQQTAVKMQDWVELTLVLQRLQQGLGIWADQRVYDSKLGAKLSAAIFVGFSAVWVGLANGLTHATLLNSHHREQYATAAFRAALQVLRTLAQRSYFPFYNSSFGIIGTNNFRSAMDYLSAPLRQVDGTQEKARLLTLLGSFLRNRGLHRDALEIYTSAREIAQAAADSLCEVAALNMMGQTSVALKQYEAAIDYSQRALILSRQHGDRLGEAHALANLGYSEVCRAQALELAPEVYEPAMAYLTQGLQVAHVLEDPVCEGLCATSLGIAYIALSQPEQALAHIKTGLSSLRLSGDIYLYGINLIAMAEACYQLGEMDQVVYAGMLAIHYLHFLEASEWRQAAGLLTILQGKLGEQFPLLLEQEKADLIRVLGLELYEQTLRLLEEYQSQ, from the coding sequence ATGGCCGATCTCCAAGCCCGTTACACCACCTTGATCGAAAACATTGTGCAAATGACGCTAAAAGGTCAAATCCGATCGAAGGAGCAGGTGTATGAGATGTTGGTGGAGGAACTGGAACCGGGCAGTGATGAAGAATTTTCCACCTGTTTGACCGATCGCAGTAGCAGCACCCAGCAACAGGCGGAAGATTCCCGTGATGAACTGAAACAAGCCAAAGCCCAACGGGCCCTGCGCGCGCTGAAAACCTTGGAAAGTGCCTGGAGCCGCTACCAACAGGACAACCAAGCCCGAGGCACGATCGCCACTGCCATCCACCAAATCACCACCGCTGAACCGCAGCAACGGTTACTGGCCTTTCTGACGGTGATTGATCCGAACCAGGCCAATCCCCTCACGACCGATCAACTCAACCAGTTAGCGATCGCCCTGCGCCAAGCCTTCACCGATCCCGACACCAAACAGGATTTGCAGCAACTAGCAGCGGGCATTCTGCAAGGACTGCAATCCTGGCAGGCGCTCCGGGAACACCTCGTGGCCTGGATTTACGAACGGCAGGGTTTGGGCTTTACGGAAAGTAGCCAACGGCTGAGTCCCTGGGGCTACTGGGCCAAGCAACCGATCGGCAGTCTGCCCCGATCGCTCTTTCACGCGATCGAACTGGATCAGGCGATCGATGTCTGGGCCTCCCAACAAACCGCCGTCAAAATGCAGGATTGGGTGGAACTGACCTTGGTTTTGCAGCGGCTGCAACAGGGGTTAGGCATCTGGGCGGATCAGCGGGTCTACGATTCCAAGCTGGGAGCGAAGCTGAGTGCCGCCATTTTTGTCGGCTTTTCGGCCGTGTGGGTGGGCTTGGCCAATGGGCTGACCCATGCCACGTTACTTAATTCCCACCACCGCGAACAGTACGCCACCGCTGCCTTTCGAGCGGCTCTGCAAGTTCTGCGCACCCTGGCCCAGCGATCGTACTTTCCTTTCTACAACAGCAGCTTTGGCATCATCGGTACCAACAACTTTCGATCGGCCATGGACTACCTCAGCGCCCCCCTGCGCCAAGTGGACGGCACCCAGGAAAAGGCGCGGCTGTTGACCCTGCTAGGCTCCTTCCTGCGCAATCGGGGGCTGCATCGCGATGCCCTGGAAATCTACACCTCCGCCCGCGAAATTGCCCAAGCTGCCGCCGACAGCCTCTGCGAGGTGGCAGCCCTCAACATGATGGGCCAGACCTCCGTCGCCCTCAAGCAGTACGAGGCCGCGATCGACTACAGCCAACGGGCCTTAATCCTGAGTCGGCAACACGGCGATCGGCTCGGGGAAGCCCATGCTTTGGCGAACTTGGGCTATAGCGAAGTTTGCCGTGCCCAAGCCCTAGAACTCGCGCCGGAGGTCTACGAACCTGCCATGGCCTACCTGACCCAAGGTCTGCAAGTGGCCCATGTCTTGGAAGACCCCGTCTGCGAAGGACTGTGCGCTACCAGTTTGGGGATTGCCTACATTGCCCTCAGCCAACCGGAGCAGGCCCTGGCCCACATCAAGACGGGTCTCAGTTCCCTGCGCCTATCGGGAGATATTTATCTCTATGGAATTAATTTGATTGCCATGGCGGAGGCTTGCTACCAATTGGGGGAGATGGATCAAGTGGTCTATGCAGGTATGCTGGCGATCCATTACCTGCATTTCCTGGAGGCGTCGGAGTGGCGACAGGCGGCAGGCTTGCTGACTATCCTGCAAGGCAAGTTGGGGGAACAGTTTCCACTGCTGCTAGAGCAGGAAAAGGCGGATCTGATCCGCGTTCTAGGG